AATCACATTACAGGAACAGTACCAGTCTTCTTTCTGTGTATCCCTGGCAAACACCCACTTTGTCTACAGGACAATACTTTACACCAGTGGTGCCCCACCCCTACCCTGGACGACGCGATGGCACGTTCCTGACAGCGCAGGTAGACTTATGACTTACAGGTTTGGACGGGTGCCTATTGTAACGGTTATATTCACTCAGAATATTGTGCGTGCATTTCGATTGGTTCTCATTTACTTGATCAATGTAAACGCAACGGCACAAGCTCTCTCATCTACTCAGTACACCAAAGAATTTGTACGTTTGATTTTGTGTGGCGATGCATTAGCAAAACATAGATCACGACTTTGAAACAAAGATATCCGACCAGCGCTGCGCCTCCCATTCATTATCAACGCCTTTTGCCAACAACCCAAAAACACCCTTTCCAGACTCAGAAGCCTGTGACACATTTATAAGCCATTAGACGCGTCGGCTGCGCTGAATGGAACGCTTGAGGGCATGATGGTCCAAAATATCATTTTTACATTCACTTCTCTACCAACAATTGTGCAGTACATAAATCGTATAGAAGCATGTTCATTAGGCAGCATGttcagggccggctccaggcacaAGCAGTTGCTTAGGGAACGCTAGGAAGCCCTCAACCAAtagggggccccaaataaaaaaattcttagggcccccaaaaggctacaGCCAGCACTGAGCATGTTCCATGGAGTTGGATGCCTTGAACATCAACTTGTTCATATAAAAGCCAGCTATGGTCAGAAAATAGTTAATTTGTTACTTTCAATGTTCATAGTTTTTTTCTTGTATTCTATAATCCATTATAGTTTCTTGACTTCCAACACATGTATATAATgacaaaatctgttttgaaattgtacagAGAGTATATAGACGATTTAGTATTACATTTAACTattgatgaaaaaaaaagatctcCCTTCTTAAAATGACCATTGTGGAACAAATATGAATCCCTCTTAGTGGCATAGTAGTTAGTACATCTGACTTATGTGTGAATGTATAGGGTTCACGACTCTCATGCCATTGCCTACATTGTTTTTCGTGTAGTACCCGTCCATGCATATAAAAGGATCATGTCATACAATTATTCacacattttgacatattttaGACATTCATGGTATGACATAGTGAATACATATAGTTGTGCGACAGCTATAGACGGACAGTGTGGATAAAGATAGCATCACTGACAACCTGCAAGTTCTTCCACACCAACACCGTGTGTTACCTCTTCGATCTCGTAGTTTAATAAATTCACCGTGGCCGCCCAACCCCGTTCCTGAGATCTACGGTCCTGTATATGTTCTCTCTCCAATCGCAGTTGTTACTAACCTGATTTCTGCTTCTCATTCAGCGTGTGATTCAAGTCAGGTGTGTACAATTTCGCTCTATGGTGACAGAGACATTCATTAACAGAGATAAACATCTACAGATCCCTCCTTATCGGTCTGTATCACCGGCTGGTTGGGCAATTGGACATTGCTCACTTCCTGTCGTCCTGAAGGACAGGTACACGACAAGGTGCTGTAGTAAAACGAGGAAGACCAATTAAGAAACTCAGCCCTCTGTCACAGACTGTTCACTTTGGGACAGTCAGAAACACTAGATAATATGACAAGATCGTGGGGTGTATTTCAGAAAGCGGGTTTAGTGAAAACTCATAGAGGGAAAATCTGGGTTTACGGTTTCATAGAGCCAGTTCAGCGTTACTCTGAAAACCTGCTGTCTGAACGTGTCAGACGGTGTGTCCTTTTCTCGAAGAGCCAACTGAAGCACAAATACACCGCAGAAATCTCAGCCGTGAATGATCAGACCCCGCTTGAATCATTCCCTaatgattatctgtttgagCATTACCGTTTTTCTGCACAATCGATCATTCATCTGAACAATATTCTCAGCCCTCATATCGTTCCCATGATACATCGTGGACGTGCTCTCAGTTCGCAACAAAttctttgtgttgcagttttctgtataacatcGATAATTCTGAGCATATGTCCAAGGCAAGCGTCTCTCTAGGGCTGTCATAGATGTGACACTTTTGTAGTGTTCCCAAGTCAAAGACCCACGAGACTCATCAAAATAGAGTTCCACAGAATTGCAAGTATCAGTCTAAGCAGGAATCGGTTTATTTAGACTCAAAGCACTAATCAGTCAATATTTTAGGGTGTCCAGGGATTGGCTGCATAGATGGCACTCATACTCCTATCACAGCTCCTTAAGTAAATGAAGGAGATTATGTGAATAAGTCTTCccacagcattaatgtgcagATAGGCCAGCAAATAATTGTAATTCCTTTGAGAATTGTACTTATTTTTTGCTTAAATTTCACTTACTACTTAAATATATGTTCAATGTAgccattgaaatgttttgaattagGTAGGGAAGGCTAAACAGCATCACTATTGCTTGTACTGATATTATACTTTCCTGTTTGAAGTAAAACATTTCCACTTCCTTTTCAGTTGCTGCTGAGTACGTCCACTACACGATGCGTtcggaaagcacagaacatcatcagagattacagccacccaggctatggtctgttcacactgctgctgacAGGTTGACACTATcggagcatcagggcacgcaTTTCCACACTCacagtttttttccctcaggccataacgctcctcaaccagcaacactgatttatgatcatactgatcacacacaaacattcaatgtacattagaattaGCATGTACACTCGTGCCTATAATATTCAATCCTTCTACCtgtattgttcatattccccattctactCTCTTAAAAATTACTGCtaatttacattatgtatattattgataTATTTTTACTATGTAGAggtcatgtgccatgtcacaagaatttcactgttcagaatgacactgttatttggtgcatttgataaactctgaacttgatattacacacacactatttacTTTTCTGTTTCCAATTAATACTCACACAGTCTTGGTCACCAATGTTCTGCCCTGCTAGCACATGTTCTTTTGCTGCTGCTACTCTATTGCTTTTTCCTTGAATATATTCTCATATTCTTCATATACATTCATAAATATGTCTAACTCCAGTGAGAAGAAGTATGGAGCTCGAGacctttttctcctgttgccaTGATGTATCATGTTATCTGCGTTCcattgatgagggctttttatCTCCTCGTGCACATGCTTTACTCAGGGTTAActtaactcagagttgactgaacacatttttaccacctgttctgaaacTGTCAAAtctgagtttgacagctcagagtcagCCAACCCAGAGTTGTGGTTTAAACCCAGAGTATGTTGAATTTGCTTTCTGAAACACCcccaatatgtttttttacatgAGAAAGATTTAACTAATGGAAACAAACTATCACTATAACCTGATGCCTTTAGGATTATGTTCACACTGGGCCCATGACACGTAAATAATTCCCCCTAATGGTCTCTGACTGATTTGTCTGGCCCTCGCCCAGCTTTTCCTTTCTTGGTGAGGGGGCTTTGGAGGGTGCTCTCAACCAATCGGTAACTATGCGAGGCAAGGCaggtttatttgtatagcataCACAGGGGTGATTCAAAGTGCTTCACATTATTagcccaaaaaaaaacaaaaaaacatcagggATACTAGAAATAAACTGATCATAAAAGACAAAGCATGAAAagaaaactgcacatttaaaaaaaacatcacatttaagaGGGCTAAAAGGTATTAAGAGAATGTAGCCTAGATTTTAAACTGGTCAATGTTGGAGTAAGATTTTCAGGCAGTTTGTTCCAACCCTGCGCAGCATAACAACTAAACGTTGTCTCAGTATTACGACAATTTATTTCTCCATTCTTGTGTTTCCAACCCTTTGTAGACCATTCCCAATTGTCATTGGACAAATCTGGGGTTTCCCCATCCCTCTATGAGGAGATTGCACTGAGGTATTCACAGACTAGCTCAAAGTGGAGTGTTTCCCTCAGGACACCTGCTGCCAAGTTTAAGACTCTTTGTGAGTGTATCGTGCTGTGCGCATGACTTCCTGGCccatcctttcttcctctccctcttcccactCCTTTTCCAAGGTGGTTGGTGTAGCTGTGCTCATTGGGTCTCAGTGGGATCACAGTGCTGGCATATTAGTGGGATCACAGTGCTGGCTTATTAGTGGGATCACAGTGCTGGCATATTAGTGGGATCACAGTGCTGGCTTGTTAGTGGGATCACAGTGCTGGCTTTAGTGGGATCACAGTGCTGGCTTATTAGTGGGATCACAGTGCTGGCTTATTAGTGGGATCACAGTGCTGGCTTATTAGTGGGATCACAGTGCTGGCTTATTAGTGGGATCACAGTGCTGGTTTATTAATGGGATCACAGCACTGGCTTATTTGAGAGATTGTCTGACAGTAGCAGAGTTGTGACAACAGGTGGCAGTGCACACTGCTTCATGTAAATCAAGTTCACTCTCCGGGCATCAGAGATCTGGGGTAGAGTTGCGTGACTTTATAATTTTGGGCATTGTTTTGGGAATCAAGTTGAATTCAGTTCACAATTGTGCGTTCACATACGTTCGAAGGTGGGTAACTTTTTGTTGTTCGCTTTCTTGATTCCATCCCAGTGGCCAGGTTTTTTTCCACTCCTGTGACTcgatatcctggtgtagttgaagAATTCAAGCTAAACTCAGCACTGTTTTTTTCTGGGCTGACATTGTTGTCACGTCTTCAAAATCTGTGTGTAGGCCCTTGTCCACTTGCTGTGGAGCCATTGCGGCTAGCTGAACTGTGTATACAGCGGCTTGTGCGGTTTAAACACACTGAAACGCtggaataaaataatgaaaaaatataccCCAGAAGTCAACTCAAACTGTTGTTTATTATATTTGCAATGTAACAAAAATCATTGGATCACACCTGGTTGGGTCACACATTTATTGTAGAATATGAAACACTGCAATGCAGCAACTCAGATCACAAAACAATAATCATGACCTTTGGACATAATTCATGGGTGAAAGAGTGCATCCCTTTTTAATCCAATCATAACCCTTCTTCAATCGTGTGATTTACTGTTTAGAGACCCCCAAAAGTCATAAAAAAGTACTGCGAAACAAAACCCTAAATTATCTGTTATCACACTTATCGTAAAAACAAATGCTGGGTGTTTAACATGCAGGAACGCAGACACACGTTGTAAAACATAATATCGCCCAGTCAAACAGGAAGTTCCACCCTGTCATAATTAATATGCTGGACACATCCACCAGGGTCAGAAATAAGCCTACACAGGTGTAGGCTGGGTAGTTTATAGCACTGGAGGTGGAGTTACTGTAATTGCATTTTTCCGCAGAAATCTTtgcaaaacaataaacattatgTTTAAAACTGCTGAGTGAGATTTGATGTTTTTATGCTCCATCCACTGTTCTTAtggttttatttcttttgtatacATTGTGGCACCAACAGACCAGAACAAAtcccttgtttgttgtgaaacttacttggtaATAAAACCCTTGCTGCTTCTGATATGTGAatttgattttaaggttttgttaacttacaaagcattgcATGGACTTGCTcttacttacctcgctgaattggtccagccatacatacccaCACATAAGATCACGAGATGTCGGGTGTAGGACGACCAACTTGTTATTgcaattgacaaataaaccctTTGAATCCTTGCGGGCATCCTTATTGTACTTTGAATTTctgaacaaacagctggaggccgGGCCTTATCACATtaagctccactactgtggaatgatctgcttACTaaggttagagatgcagactcgGACTAAACGTTTAAGTGTCAACTAAAGATTCATTTCTTGAGCGAgatctatgattaagtgtagtctggcccagtgTTGTGAAGGTGAAGGGTAAGGCATTGGATTTACAAGCCCCCTTGCTGCCTTTGCCAGGGGGTATCTCATCTCCACTGGGATCTCCATGTTCCTCTCTCCAGTGCCTTTcaggggcagagtcactggcttaccgTTGTTCTGCATTGTCTTCGGTGGGAGTGAACTCTGCGATGGGAGTTAACTCtgtgggagtttttcctagcaatTGTGAATTTACTCAGTTGTCGCTTTGCTCTTTAGGGTTTCAAGCTTGCAatctataaaagcactttgtgacaacagctgatgtaaaaagggctttataaaataaatgtgattcatTGCCATGAAACTCATCCTTTTGAATATCTTTTGAGGCACATTTTCTGGCAGATTATAAGACATTAAATGGAACAATAAGCAAAATTGCTAATTTTTGATTTTTATTGGGAAGCTTTGCACATGTCCATTTACAGACTTGAtttaaattttacattttagtcaaatttatttaacaaaaaaacttttttcatctgcagttgtcacaaggtAGGTATATGCAACCTACATTTTTCTTGATTGCTCTTGTTATGAAGGCATATCTGTTTTGTTATTCTATTTCAATCACAATGACTACTTCTTCCCGAATTAGGTTGGAACTATGTGCATTAGGAACCATTAAATTAGCAAGCTACCGTTTCCGTTGGCCGCTTTATTCAGATGGACCTTTCCGGTTGAAATGTTGTTTCGCTACGCTTACTaattatctgtttttatttggcaACTAGAGGGCTAAATTAACTCTACAAATGAATatgttatttcatttgtaagggGACTGTCCCCATGATAACTTCCTAACTTGTTAGTTTAAAGTTGTCAATAACTTACTGCATACATGGCTACTACTGTACGAGCAGCTCCACTCCGGATCCTGTGCATTCACGGTTACCGACAGAGCGGCGTCTCGTTTCGTGAGAAGACAGGAGCACTACGGAAGCTCTTAAAGAAGCATGTGGAGCTGGTTTACATGAACGCGCCTCACTTTGTACAACTAACCGGCGATGGTGGGTCATATAGCACTAACCAGTCATCCAGTTGTGATTGTTTCCGGTAATTCGTTGTATTTCATCATGGACtccttttggaaaaatacatattttgtttacattaaaaaGTGAACGGTGTATGACCTTGGTTATAAGGCCAACATTTTGTTGTAGTCCTAATCTAGCCAGCTAATGTAGTTTACTTAATCATGGATGTGATATTCAATCCGGTTTGCCGGTTCTGGAATCATTCATGAAGCTACATGGGTAACGGATATAATAATTTACCCTGCGCTCACTCAAACTTGACTTGTTGAATGGGCTTAGACAATTGATACCTTCTCGCTTAAATCTAACTGTTGGAACGTGGCTAATGGGTCTGACAGTGGATAAAGTGATATGAAACTAATGGAGAGCCCTGAAGATTGGTTTAAGAACCatcagtgtgtggacagggaTTGCTTATTTTTAATTAGAGGCTGAATCCAACTTCATCATTGGAATTAGATCATCATTTGCGATGGAGGAAAATATTGATGCGGTTAACGCCTTCATATTGTTTTTGTGCAAATTGATTAAACATCACAAGTGATGGACATACAAGGCTTctttaccgttcttctagcagcaggatattatgctagcagccctaactcagattttgttttttaaaataaaggccttgattgaaatatataaggcaatatagttaccAATCTAGTGTGAACCTTTTATGTTTAATTTTCTGTTCCAATATGGTTCCTgcctgttcttttttacaggcTATATTGTTAACTATGTTGccgtatacatttcaatgatggcttttattgtgataaagaaaatctgaatgctggcagcataatatcctgctgctaaaataacacgaatgaagccttgtttggccatcactcaGCATCACATTACCAAGTGTAATCAAACATCTACTGAACGCACATCTCGTGTGTATTCAATAGCCATtggaaaattatataattttttttgtttcctctATCCTAAATTTAGATTCAATTTAAGCTTGTGGGCCTGTTTCAGTAAGGatatattgttttgcaatgcaactTTTTCTGACTATGGCCTTGATTTTCTGTGGTTAGCCCAATAAATCATGAAACAAACGTGGCCATTGTAAAGCCTGCTGAAATAGGCTAATTTAGTACAAGGTTGTACAACACTTTACAGGCAATTCTTATTATAACCCATTCTTAGGTTCCACTGTTTTGTGTATTTAAATAAGACgtgtctctctgactctctctctgactctctctctctctctctctctctctctctctgactctacTGTAGGCCAAGGGCAGGAAAATGGGGCGGTTCCCGGAAGTGATGAGTCGCCCAGGGGATGGTGGTTTTCTGACACCCAGGCTCGGAGCTTCGACGCCAGGCAGCAGTGTCAGGCGAGTTTAGGGCTTGAGGAGAGTGTGGAAGCTGTGAGGGTGGCAGTGAGGAGCATGGGACCGTTTGACGGCGTTCTGGGTTTCAGCCAGGGTGCCGCTCTAGTCGCCATGCTCTGTTCTCTACAGGAGCACAATCAAGAACCACATCTCCAATTCCGCTTTGCCATCCTTGTGGCTGGTTTCCGGAGTGCTTGTACAGAACACCAGCAGTTCTATGACGCCCATGCTCCCCTTGTCATCCCGTCCTTGCATGTCTTTGGACTGGAAGACCAAGTCATTCCTGATAGGCTGAGCCGGGAACTCCTACCCATGTTCCAGGAGCCTAGGGTTTTGACTCATCCCGGTGGCCATTTTGTGCCGGCCACCtcggcacacagacagacctacaAGGAGTTTCTCGAGAGGTTTTAGAAGGGGAAAGAGACGTGTTAACTAGAGGTTCTAGAGTTCGGTGGCTGAATGAGCCACACCTAATCATACATAGAAAACAAGGCACTTATCTGAATGACCTTAGGTCTTCTTGTGTATTCCGAGTtgatgttaaaacattttaatttaaagcaGCTGATGTTATACAGTGTTGACTTCCTAAAGTGCTTTTAACTGTTTAAGTATTAGTTTGGAGAAAAACAGCAAGCCACTCTCATGTCACTCAGGGACAGCACTACTGTATCATTCTCAGGGCCTCAAGCTAACGTTGAAATAAATAGCTAAAACCCAACTCTTAAGCAGTTTTGTTTTGAATCCATCACTCTGTGAGTTGTATCTATTCAGCACCTCTTGACAGGGGCGtcgaagtggggggggggggacatggGACTGACTACCCATCCCCCAATGCGGGGGGGGCCTTGTAAATCTtggaaaaactttttttttgttgttgcaattTTTGCTTTCTAAGTAATTAGTGTCATAACTACATTTAAATTGGTTGGTTGACTGGAATTTGTATCCCAAACATAGCGGAGGCTCTCTGAGGCCACTCTCACCCCTTACAAAATACACATTGGTTTAGTCAATCCCTGCACCAGGATTCGTCGCAGCTAATTGAGCTGAGTGACTGCTACTATGATTGAGTCATGTCTTTCCCCAAGAAAGGGAAATCTGGGTACCACTAAAGAAAAGGGTAGAGAAAGAATGCTAATTCATTTATTGGTAAAGAAAGGTGAACACAACTGATAGTTTAACAATAGTTAAGTTAATATAAGCACTTGTTTAGATTTAAGGCAGTCAGCCAGGGATCTAGCTTGGTGCATGTTTGCATTGTATACCGTAAATCAGTATCATAAACAAATCAGAATCTTAGGTATAATGTCATATGAAGGGCTGGAAATTAAGTTTGCCTCCCACTCCGCTTGCCTAAGGCGAGTAGTTCACATTTCAGGCGAGTCTAATTTTAGAACCACTCGTCCGTCAACTTTTCAGCGCTGATTTAGTTTTAATATGGGAGGAAAGGCAGGTGCTAGAAATGCTTTCGGTCTGTATGAACGCATGAACATCCAAATTGCTGAGAATATGACTGATTAG
This genomic window from Esox lucius isolate fEsoLuc1 chromosome 7, fEsoLuc1.pri, whole genome shotgun sequence contains:
- the ovca2 gene encoding esterase OVCA2 isoform X1 → MATTVRAAPLRILCIHGYRQSGVSFREKTGALRKLLKKHVELVYMNAPHFVQLTGDGQGQENGAVPGSDESPRGWWFSDTQARSFDARQQCQASLGLEESVEAVRVAVRSMGPFDGVLGFSQGAALVAMLCSLQEHNQEPHLQFRFAILVAGFRSACTEHQQFYDAHAPLVIPSLHVFGLEDQVIPDRLSRELLPMFQEPRVLTHPGGHFVPATSAHRQTYKEFLERF
- the ovca2 gene encoding esterase OVCA2 isoform X2, with translation MVGHIALTSHPVVIVSGQGQENGAVPGSDESPRGWWFSDTQARSFDARQQCQASLGLEESVEAVRVAVRSMGPFDGVLGFSQGAALVAMLCSLQEHNQEPHLQFRFAILVAGFRSACTEHQQFYDAHAPLVIPSLHVFGLEDQVIPDRLSRELLPMFQEPRVLTHPGGHFVPATSAHRQTYKEFLERF